A region from the Lytechinus variegatus isolate NC3 chromosome 6, Lvar_3.0, whole genome shotgun sequence genome encodes:
- the LOC121416807 gene encoding uncharacterized protein LOC121416807, producing MFGRCTSDLGGRWSAIPYLYIYVHPTWNGQFITMAAPRRLRMALLEHELAQARFQYNLVLAALLEEAERERQRAGRRIRRWWVREWILRRPRFGQYETLMRELEAEHAADFKSYLRMVPQMFYELLDRVGPRIAKTTTHRTPLDPGLKLAITLRFLATGSSYHDLAFAFRVPHNTISLFVPEVCQAIYDEYEDEMWATPQTEDEWRPVAEGFGDRWNFPHCCGAIDGKHVAIKKPPRAAHFTTTTKASFPSSCLQW from the exons ATGTTCGGCCGGTGTACCTCGGACTTGGGGGGCCGATGGTCAGCTATTCCATACCTGTATATATATGTCCACCCTACCTGGAATGGTCAGTTCATCACTATGGCTGCACCGAGAAGACTACGAATGGCGTTGTTAGAACACGAGCTAGCTCAGGCGAGGTTCCAGTACAACTTGGTCCTGGCAGCACTGCTCGAAGAAGCCGAGAGGGAGCGACAGAGGGCCGGCAGAAGAATAAGACGTTGGTGGGTGCGCGAGTGGATCCTACGCAGACCTCGTTTCGGCCAGTATGAGACGCTCATGAGGGAACTCGAGGCCGAGCACGCTGCCGACTTCAAATCCTACCTCCGCATGGTGCCACAGATGTTCTATGAGTTGCTTGACCGAGTTGGCCCCCGCATTGCCAAGACCACAAC GCATCGAACCCCCTTGGATCCTGGGCTGAAGCTGGCGATCACCTTGAGGTTCTTGGCGACCGGAAGCAGCTATCATGATCTGGCGTTCGCGTTTCGTGTCCCACACAACACCATCTCTCTGTTCGTCCCCGAGGTCTGTCAGGCCATCTACGACGAATACGAGGACGAGATGTGGGCCACTCCCCAGACAGAAGATGAGTGGCGCCCGGTAGCCGAGGGATTCGGAGACAGATGGAACTTTCCCCACTGTTGTGGCGCGATCGATGGGAAACATGTCGCCATCAAGAAGCCCCCAAGAGCGGCTCACTTTACTACAACTACAAAGGCTTCTTTTCCATCGTCATGCTTGCAGTGGTAA